Proteins co-encoded in one Xiphophorus hellerii strain 12219 chromosome 10, Xiphophorus_hellerii-4.1, whole genome shotgun sequence genomic window:
- the radil2b gene encoding ras-associating and dilute domain-containing protein yields MNEMRNSAEELHSLPPRPTSFSKAPAKRRFVRLGRKSSDGSQSGVSAGSSSTCRSAEGVAVRQPSKSRIRRQTNRLSGVFHRNPVPTSGSMALTAGLRSSRSVQVRKGSMFSAEVLPEDDPSELSNQITAPGILKIFGNEICEGAHYKSVLATTHSSAGELVKEALDRYGLRKEESESYVLCDTIGSIDSHQWRTEGFRVVGDHEKPLLLQSLWKPREGLARRFEIQRKSSIEEMTSKERDTVTAGINAQARKLQKSRSRVTSTLVERTLGRSQKLWRSKSEMDLLDGGDESGGEHDARAKGLHKSLGRSSVHSQESLENGPRLIDIHSAETPFEGDGGTASKTENLCPPRPRGEREGEESEREETESSDDNTTQYSIHPPHDCPYLLLLQGWSLMQDFIIYLLAAPHILIGRRADCEDKLSVDVLLFADDILPSHCSLHRHGVGSPITLSPCKDAAVSRNGKAVKDDVRLSSGDIIGLGKRYLFLFRDPLASVNKEESDASLEPMLPAAPCIMCLSPPAATTIHSTAMIHCINCIPNCTDVRGSACKRSPNKGPPFLTSPKGHILTLSYRVEDEDRVVKEIFAMDGSSSITDGAPLTVSFLLSLCLQYATAYLHTSDLRRLLLLSASEVQSATWDCTTKLAAVYPEDEGSNPKDHEVRSLHDVISGLRPLVVWMANTLELLQFIQHQLPLILEWINQKEKGQREDGHWEDAEFKEVENLAMLEVRLSCIRSASEETMAVLEEVILLAFQQCVYYITKFLYTVLPSLLDCNPFRESAGDCGRGLGGGGMHVPVEISQVVEVLNESWRLLLDCQVHPEVSSQLIGYLFYFINASLFNSLMERGSEPGFFQWSRGVRMRANLDLVLDWAHAAGLGELALEHTHTLSSAINLLATPRKNLLQTPWASLRSDYPTLSPAQLHHLLSLYSPASPCAQTWAPSAQDRAAAHTTADILESFDTHHPLELPDEGYQLQLRRPVADPALREQLQKLKEFIGVLSDSRMNDADAKKHQVGAAQMDTAQAVNGILQNVGLEACDSSPDEMILPPSPSCLNWDELSTGVAHIVAEKLTNLDLTEPSEVQWSTLDPPCLLIRPKTGTLMNPNSETVECEGGLVSECLAALNADHLKSDCGTVKRLVELKEEEEEAGEEEVDSNDEVFSLELERSETGIGLALVDTRNTSMKVKGVFIRAVVPDSPAAKCEKLEPGDRILAVNGVSLLGLDYESGKELIQSSGARLRLLMARSHFMAAALQNEC; encoded by the exons GTCGGGAGTATCCGCCGGCAGTTCTTCCACCTGCAGGTCGGCAGAGGGCGTGGCCGTCAGGCAGCCGAGCAAGAGTCGCATCCGTCGCCAAACCAACCGACTCTCCGGCGTCTTCCACCGCAACCCGGTGCCTACCTCGGGCTCCATGGCGCTGACGGCGGGACTCCGGTCGTCACGGTCCGTCCAAGTCAGGAAGGGCAGCA TGTTCTCCGCGGAAGTCCTGCCGGAGGACGACCCGTCCGAGCTGTCCAATCAGATCACGGCCCCGGGGATCCTCAAGATCTTCGGGAACGAGATCTGCGAAGGGGCTCACTACAAGAGCGTCCTGGCCACCACACACTCCAGCGCCGGGGAGCTCGTCAAGGAGGCCCTGGATCG GTACGGCCTGAGGAAGGAGGAGTCCGAGTCCTACGTCCTCTGCGACACCATCGGCTCCATCGACAGCCACCAGTGGAGGACGGAGGGGTTCAGGGTCGTGGGCGACCATGAGAAACCTCTCCTCCTGCAGTCGCTATGGAAACCCAGAGAGGGCTTGGCGAGACGTTTCGAAATCCAGCGGAAAAGTTCAATAGAGGAGATGACGTCGAAGGAGAGGGACACCGTCACTGCTG GTATTAATGCCCAGGCCCGGAAGCTGCAGAAGAGCCGATCCAGGGTCACCTCTACCCTTGTGGAGAGGACTCTGGGTCGCAGTCAGAAGCTCTGGAGGAGCAAAAGTGAGATGGATCTCTTGGACGGCGGGGACGAAAGCGGCGGGGAACACGACGCGCGAGCCAAGGGTCTTCACAAGAGCCTCGGCCGCTCTTCGGTCCACAGCCAGGAGTCCCTGGAAAACGGCCCCCGACTGATTGACATTCACAGCGCGGAGACGCCCTTCGAGGGGGACGGCGGGACGGCGTCTAAGACAGAGAACCTCTGTCCGCCGAGGCCGAGGGGCGAGCGCGAGGGAGAGGAGTCGGAGAGGGAGGAGACGGAGAGCAGCGACGATAACACCACACAGTACTCCATTCACCCTCCACACGACTGCCCgtacctgctgctgctgcagggctgGAGCCTCATGCAG GACTTTATCATCTACTTGCTAGCCGCACCACACATTCTTATTGGCCGACGCGCTGATTGCGAAGACAAGCTGAGTGTTGACGTCCTCCTCTTTGCTGATGACATCCTTCCGAGCCACTGCTCCCTCCACCGCCACGGCGTTGGCAGCCCCATCACACTCTCCCCTTGCAAAGATGCCGCCGTCTCGAGGAACGGCAAAGCCGTGAAAGACGACGTGCGGCTGAGCTCCGGTGACATAATCGGACTGGGAAAGCGTTACCTGTTTCTTTTCAGGGATCCCCTAGCTTCAGTGAACAAG GAAGAAAGCGATGCCTCTCTTGAACCAATGTTGCCCGCTGCTCCGTGTATAATGTGTCTCAGCCCTCCTGCGGCGACAACCATCCACAGTACAGCAATGATCCACTGCATCAACTGCATCCCGAACTGCACGGATGTCCGAGGTTCTGCCTGCAAGCGGTCTCCCAACAAAGGCCCTCCCTTTCTAACGTCACCCAAAGGCCACATCCTGACTTTGAGCTATAGGGTTGAGGATGAAGATCGTGTCGTCAAGGAGATCTTTGCTATGGACGGTAGCAGCAGCATCACTGACGGAGCCCCACTGACTGTCTCCTTTCTGCTGAGCCTGTGTCTCCAGTACGCCACAGCTTACCTTCACACTTCAGACCTACGGAGGCTCCTGCTGCTGAGCGCGAGTGAAGTCCAGAGTGCCACGTGG GATTGCACTACGAAGCTAGCTGCTGTTTATCCTGAAGA TGAGGGTTCAAACCCGAAAGACCACGAGGTACGCAGCCTACATGATGTAATTTCGGGTttgcgccccctggtggtgtggatGGCCAACaccctggagctgctgcagttcattCAACATCAGCTGCCCCTTATTCTGGAGTGGATAAACCAAAAGGAGAAGGGGCAGAGGGAGGACGGACACTGGGAAGATGCTGAATTCAAAGAAGTGGAGAACTTAG CGATGTTGGAGGTTCGCCTGTCCTGCATTCGTTCAGCCAGCGAGGAGACGATGGCCGTCCTGGAGGAAGTCATCTTGCTGGCCTTTCAGCAGTGTGTCTACTACATCACTAAG TTCCTGTACACAGTCCTTCCGAGTCTCCTGGACTGCAATCCTTTCAGAGAGAGTGCTGGAGACTGTGGTCGGGGCCTGGGTGGTGGCGGGATGCACGTCCCCGTGGAGATCAGTCAGGTGGTGGAGGTTCTGAACGAGAGCTGGAGGCTGCTTTTAGACTGTCAGGTCCACCCAGAGGTTTCCTCTCAGCTCATTGGCTACCTCTTCTACTTCATAAATGCATCGCTCTTCAACTCACTCATGGAGAGAG GCTCAGAACCAGGTTTCTTCCAGTGGTCCAGAGGAGTGCGAATGCGGGCCAATCTCGACCTGGTTCTGGACTGGGCCCACGCGGCTGGACTTGGAGAACTGGCCTtggagcacacacacactctctcgtCAGCTATCAACCTGCTGGCTACACCAAGAAAGAATTTACTGCAG ACGCCGTGGGCGTCCTTGCGCTCCGACTACCCCACCCTGAGTCCGGCCCAGCTGCACCACCTGCTGAGTTTGTACAGCCCGGCCTCACCCTGCGCCCAAACGTGGGCTCCATCCGCACAGGATCGAGCGGCAGCCCACACAACAG CTGATATCCTGGAGAGTTTTGACACCCACCATCCGCTGGAGCTTCCAGACGAAGGTTACCAGCTCCAGCTCAGACGGCCAGTGGCAGACCCAGCTCTGAGGGAGCAGCTGCAAAAACTCAAGGAGTTTATCGGCGTGCTGTCTGATTCCCGGATGAACGATGCAGACGCTAAGAAGCACCAG GTTGGTGCCGCTCAGATGGACACCGCTCAGGCGGTCAACGGCATCCTTCAAAATGTCGGCTTAGAAGCCTGTGATTCATCACCGGATGAAATGATTCTACCTCCATCACCATCATGTCTTAACTGGGATGAGCTCAGCACCGGCGTTGCACATATTGTAGCTGAAAAACTAACAAATCTGGATCTGACAGAACCCAGTGAGGTGCAGTGGTCTACTCTGGACCCTCCCTGCCTCCTCATCCGACCTAAAACAGGAACCTTGATGAATCCTAACAGCGAAACAGTGGAATGCGAAG GTGGCTTAGTGTCCGAGTGCCTGGCCGCGCTGAATGCGGACCATTTAAAATCGGACTGCGGCACCGTGAAAAGACTTGTGGAGctaaaggaggaggaagaggaggccggGGAAGAGGAAGTGGACAGCAACGACGAGGTTTTCAGTTTGGAGTTGGAGCGGAGCGAAACGGGAATCGGCCTTGCTCTGGTGGACACGAGG AACACGTCCATGAAGGTGAAGGGCGTCTTTATCCGCGCGGTCGTGCCAGACTCTCCCGCCGCCAAGTGTGAGAAGCTGGAGCCCGGAGACAGGATCCTGGCTGTCAACGGAGTCAGTCTGCTCGGATTGGATTACGAGAG CGGAAAGGAGCTGATCCAGTCATCAGGCGCCAGACTGAGGTTACTGATGGCAAGATCGCACTTCATGGCTGCAGCCTTACAGAATGAATGCTGA